The following are encoded in a window of SAR324 cluster bacterium genomic DNA:
- a CDS encoding thiamine phosphate synthase — protein sequence MTLLYAIAHSMERAHFFLEGKVPLIQLRFKNQSLLPYKNQITEWILQYRESHIIINDNPEFAIAVNAWGAHLGQEDLQHYQPENFFNTSLKLGISTHSVEEWHIAQQFKPAYVGYGPIFPTKTKTLNYTTHGIHGLATFVQKVSAPVVAIGGISADKLKDVLKANPWAIAMISGLDHLQTQEDLFFLQRTFLSISQQSAINT from the coding sequence ATGACGTTGCTTTATGCTATAGCCCACTCCATGGAGCGCGCTCATTTTTTTCTTGAAGGAAAAGTACCACTCATACAACTCCGTTTTAAAAACCAGTCTCTGCTTCCTTATAAAAATCAAATCACTGAATGGATTCTTCAATATCGTGAGAGCCATATCATCATTAATGATAATCCTGAATTTGCCATAGCTGTGAATGCCTGGGGGGCGCACCTCGGACAAGAAGATTTACAGCATTACCAACCCGAAAATTTTTTCAACACGTCATTAAAGCTGGGAATTTCAACGCATTCTGTTGAGGAATGGCACATTGCCCAACAGTTTAAGCCGGCCTATGTGGGGTATGGGCCAATCTTTCCTACAAAAACAAAAACACTGAATTATACGACACATGGAATTCATGGATTGGCAACCTTTGTACAGAAGGTATCGGCTCCTGTTGTGGCAATCGGTGGAATCTCAGCAGACAAGCTGAAGGACGTTCTGAAGGCAAATCCATGGGCTATTGCCATGATTTCAGGTTTGGATCACCTTCAGACTCAGGAAGATCTATTTTTTCTGCAACGAACTTTTCTTTCCATTTCCCAG